GGTACAGCGTCCTTATACGCATGATCTGGTCGCCCGCTTTGCGACGGATTGTCAGATTCTGATGCTGGGCTCGGCGGAGCTGGTTGAGCTGGCGGAAGCGAAGCTGCATGGCGAAGAGGTTTCACTGGCTGTATTGAAGAAAATCTTGCATCCGTGGCTGCGTTTACGTGAACCACCGGATACCGTGGTATTAGGTTGCACGCATTTCCCGCTGCTTTCGCAAGAGCTGTCACAGGTTTTGCCAGACGGCACGCGTATGATCGACTCCGGTTCTGCGATTGCCAGACGCGCGCACTGGTTAATTGAGACTTCTCACGTCGCTATTCCAGAAAAAAAAGCCGGTGTTGAAATAGAGAGTGTCGCCTACTGCATGGCGATGACCGCGGAGGCGCAAAGTTTGCTGCCTGTTTTACAGTCATATGGCTTCAGAAGTATCCAGGAATTGCCGCTTTAAACACCATTTGATGAAAGATTCAGCGGTCAGTAAATTATTTGTATTTTAGGGGTTGCGGCCTTCTGAGAACTCCCTATAATGCGCCTCCACTGACCGGGAACAACGACTGACAAGTCGCTCGGA
The Rahnella variigena genome window above contains:
- the murI gene encoding glutamate racemase, with amino-acid sequence MAMPHQDVSTTSLEAIPSDTTQVPDRPTVLVFDSGVGGLSVYDEVRQMLPDLHYIYAFDNVAFPYGEKSEEFIVERVVEIVTAVAKRHPLSIIVIACNTASTVSLPALRAKFSCPVVGVVPAIKPAAKLTRNGVVGLLATRATVQRPYTHDLVARFATDCQILMLGSAELVELAEAKLHGEEVSLAVLKKILHPWLRLREPPDTVVLGCTHFPLLSQELSQVLPDGTRMIDSGSAIARRAHWLIETSHVAIPEKKAGVEIESVAYCMAMTAEAQSLLPVLQSYGFRSIQELPL